Proteins encoded in a region of the Nicotiana tomentosiformis chromosome 9, ASM39032v3, whole genome shotgun sequence genome:
- the LOC104121505 gene encoding cyprosin-like — MKMKNLVASVVIWIWYITCGFGFNVYADDMVRIELKRRPLDLSSIRDATMYAKDLNRKLGNSDLNDQIIYLKSYRDVHYFAEIGIGSPPQRFIVVFDTASSYLWVPSSRCFFSIACYLRPRYKSRLSNTYTKIGKSCKIPFGTGSVHGFFSQDNLKVGDAILKQQVFTEVTREGYFTFLRARFDGVLGLGFQGTASRNVTPVWYNMLLQHMVTKSIFSFWLNRDPTSRIAGEILFGGMDWTHFRGQHTYVPVAQNGYWEIEIGDLFIGNNSTGLCKDGCQAIVDTGTSFIAGPTTILTQINHAIGAEGIVSLECKKVVSNYGDSIWERLISGIQPEKICNRIGLCTNNGSLGGSHEHRMGIRGGLCSSCEMIVFWIQVEIRKERSKEKAFQYANQLCETLPNPGGKSFINCDVFALPHITFTIGKKSFPLSPDQYVIRVDDSQGVHCISGFTTLNVHPRRPLWVLGDAFLRAYHTVFDFGNSQIGFAESA; from the exons ATgaagatgaaaaatcttgttgcaTCAGTTGTAATATGGATATGGTATATAACCTGTGGTTTCGGCTTCAATGTATATGCTGATGATATGGTTAGGATTGAGCTAAAAAGGCGGCCCTTGGACCTTTCTAGTATAAGGGATGCAACAATGTACGCTAAAGATCTCAATAGAAAATTGGGTAATTCTGATCTGAATGACCAGATAATTTACCTAAAAAGTTATCGTGATGTCCACTACTTTGCGGAGATTGGTATTGGTTCACCTCCCCAACGATTCATTGTTGTGTTTGATACTGCAAGTTCCTATCTTTGGGTCCCTTCTTCAAGATGCTTTTTCTCG ATTGCATGTTATCTTCGTCCCAGGTACAAATCAAGACTATCAAATACGTATACAAAAATTG GAAAGTCTTGCAAAATCCCTTTTGGCACTGGTTCAGTGCATGGATTCTTCAGCCAAGACAATTTGAAAGTTGGAGATGCTATCTTAAAGCAGCAG GTTTTCACTGAGGTAACAAGGGAGGGATACTTCACATTCTTGCGTGCACGATTTGATGGAGTACTAGGGCTTGGATTTCAGGGCACGGCTTCAAGGAATGTCACACCAGTATG GTATAACATGTTGCTTCAGCATATGGTTACCAAGTCAATCTTCTCATTCTGGCTAAATCGAGATCCTACGTCTAGGATAGCGGGTGAAATTCTCTTTGGAGGCATGGATTGGACTCACTTCAGGGGTCAGCATACATACGTACCAGTTGCTCAAAATGGTTATTGGGAG ATTGAGATAGGGGATCTATTTATAGGAAACAATTCAACAG GTCTTTGTAAGGATGGATGTCAAGCTATTGTGGATACTGGAACATCTTTTATTGCTGGTCCAACT ACTATTTTAACTCAAATAAATCATGCCATTGGAGCTGAAGGAATTGTTAGTTTGGAATGCAAAAAAGTTGTCTCAAATTATGGGGATTCGATCTGGGAACGCTTGATATCAGGG ATACAACCGGAGAAGATTTGCAACAGAATTGGACTCTGTACAAATAATGGATCTTTAGGTGGAAG TCATGAACACCGAATGGGAATTCGAGGTGGTTTATGTTCTTCTTGTGAGATGATAGTGTTCTGGATACAAGTAGAGATTAGAAAAGAGAGATCAAAAGAAAAAGCGTTTCAATATGCCAATCAG CTGTGTGAGACGCTTCCGAATCCTGGGGGAAAGTCATTTATCAACTGTGATGTCTTTGCCCTGCCACATATAACATTTACCATTGGGAAAAAATCTTTTCCCCTTTCTCCAGATCAG TATGTTATCAGAGTTGATGACAGTCAAGGTGTCCACTGTATTAGTGGATTTACAACTTTAAACGTGCATCCGCGACGTCCCCTCTG GGTTCTTGGAGATGCATTCTTGAGAGCATATCACACAGTTTTCGACTTTGGCAATTCACAAATTGGATTTGCAGAAAGTGCTTAG